One genomic region from Anabaena sp. PCC 7108 encodes:
- a CDS encoding PrsW family glutamic-type intramembrane protease, translating into MTGNNARHNAFLRLVSSNGVTSGSESRYSLLPTKEMVIGRDPICQVVLDAMMYRMVSRRHAVVRPLSVSPDSRFSWVICDLNSANGTFLNGQLLQGSQELHHGDRISLGADGPQFIFEYEFPSQPTVMTLNQGKTLPSAKNRQLASQQDSVSFTQLFPIISTGKDLTRKAYLVPGILTVVFVVLMFATVGNPQANQLIVGSYIAFAAYYFVYQLCGKPKPWWVLIAMALSTTLILLSPILDFLIFVFRVILPGSLPSSQDSITFTELLVRMFFGAGLMEELLKALPVLGAYFIGNSLPSPWRERIGVWEPLDGILLGTASAVGFTLLETLGQYVPVITQNVTQQSGVGAGQLVGLQLLIPRILGSVAGHMAYSGYLGYFIGLAVLKPLMSWQILSVGYLSASALHALWNATGSINALLLVVVGVLSYAFLMAAILKARALSPTRSQNFATRFLEPK; encoded by the coding sequence ATGACAGGCAACAACGCAAGACATAATGCATTTCTGCGGCTAGTGTCTAGTAATGGAGTAACTTCTGGATCGGAATCCCGCTACTCACTACTTCCCACTAAAGAGATGGTCATTGGACGCGACCCCATCTGCCAAGTTGTCTTGGATGCCATGATGTACCGGATGGTATCTCGTCGTCATGCGGTGGTTCGTCCCCTTTCTGTATCACCAGATAGCAGATTCAGCTGGGTGATTTGTGATTTGAATAGCGCCAATGGAACTTTTTTAAATGGACAACTTTTACAAGGTTCTCAGGAATTGCATCATGGCGATCGCATTTCTCTAGGTGCAGATGGTCCACAATTCATTTTTGAGTATGAATTTCCCTCTCAACCAACAGTGATGACACTTAATCAGGGAAAGACACTACCATCTGCTAAAAATAGGCAACTGGCATCACAGCAAGATTCTGTTAGCTTTACACAACTGTTTCCCATCATTTCCACTGGGAAAGATTTAACTCGGAAAGCTTACCTAGTACCGGGAATTCTGACAGTCGTATTTGTAGTACTGATGTTTGCTACCGTAGGGAATCCCCAAGCAAATCAATTGATTGTTGGGTCTTACATCGCCTTTGCTGCTTACTACTTTGTTTATCAACTTTGTGGTAAACCGAAACCTTGGTGGGTACTCATCGCTATGGCATTGAGTACAACGCTGATTTTGCTTAGTCCTATATTGGATTTTCTAATTTTTGTATTTCGCGTTATTCTTCCTGGAAGTTTGCCCTCATCTCAAGATTCAATCACCTTTACAGAGTTGCTGGTGCGGATGTTTTTTGGTGCTGGGTTAATGGAGGAATTACTAAAGGCATTGCCAGTATTAGGTGCATACTTCATAGGTAACTCATTGCCATCACCCTGGCGTGAACGAATCGGCGTTTGGGAACCTCTAGATGGTATTTTGCTGGGAACTGCTTCAGCTGTAGGTTTTACTTTGCTGGAAACTCTTGGTCAATATGTGCCTGTGATCACCCAAAATGTTACCCAACAATCGGGAGTAGGTGCAGGTCAGTTGGTGGGGTTACAGTTACTAATTCCGCGAATTTTAGGCTCTGTAGCTGGACATATGGCTTACAGTGGATATCTGGGCTATTTTATAGGGTTAGCTGTCCTCAAGCCGCTGATGAGTTGGCAGATTCTCTCTGTTGGTTATTTAAGCGCTTCTGCACTCCATGCTTTGTGGAATGCTACGGGTTCAATTAATGCTTTGTTGTTGGTGGTAGTTGGTGTTCTATCTTATGCTTTTTTGATGGCGGCAATTCTGAAAGCCAGGGCATTATCGCCTACGCGA
- a CDS encoding nitrate reductase associated protein: MAELFGFEADFVESLRCIPMQLRYKLDTCGIKLRLSEWNQLTLAERQALVELPCSTTTEIESYQQYLQQLILERTGKQVTQLAIEPHPPWLDSTNIPISVQEEAQTTGVNITLSKWRILTSLQRFALIKLSLSGHENKNFSAAVTEFNLL; the protein is encoded by the coding sequence ATGGCAGAATTATTTGGATTTGAAGCCGATTTTGTGGAGTCTCTACGGTGCATACCTATGCAACTACGTTACAAATTAGATACTTGTGGAATTAAGCTCAGGTTGTCTGAATGGAATCAATTGACTTTAGCAGAACGTCAGGCTTTAGTTGAATTACCCTGTTCCACAACAACAGAAATTGAATCTTATCAACAGTATCTGCAACAACTAATTTTGGAACGCACAGGTAAACAAGTTACCCAATTAGCTATTGAACCTCATCCACCTTGGTTGGATTCTACAAATATACCAATTAGCGTTCAGGAAGAAGCACAAACAACAGGTGTTAATATCACCTTGTCAAAGTGGAGAATTTTAACTTCTTTACAACGATTTGCATTGATAAAACTTAGTCTTTCAGGACATGAAAACAAAAACTTCTCCGCAGCAGTAACAGAATTTAATTTACTTTAG
- a CDS encoding phosphate-starvation-inducible PsiE family protein has translation MNRLIKRLIEVTSDKNFMNFIEIVEVIVSKLLSLLMVLVIFATLADLTIFIVKEILSPAEGTFSQALFKTFGLFLNVLIALEILENITGYLKKHVLQVELVIVTSLIAIARKIIILDLKVTEGIEIIGLGIAILSLSISYFIIRTNNSRKEH, from the coding sequence ATGAATAGACTAATCAAACGATTGATAGAAGTTACAAGTGATAAAAACTTTATGAACTTCATAGAAATTGTGGAGGTCATAGTTTCAAAGTTACTATCTCTTCTAATGGTGCTAGTAATTTTTGCGACGCTGGCAGATTTAACAATATTTATAGTTAAGGAGATACTTTCTCCAGCAGAAGGTACTTTTAGTCAGGCATTATTTAAAACTTTTGGTTTATTTCTAAATGTGCTGATTGCATTGGAAATCTTAGAAAATATTACAGGCTACCTAAAAAAGCACGTTTTACAAGTTGAATTAGTTATTGTTACTTCTCTAATTGCAATTGCTCGTAAAATTATTATTCTTGATTTAAAAGTAACTGAAGGTATAGAAATTATAGGTTTAGGTATTGCTATTCTTTCCCTATCAATTAGTTATTTTATAATTCGGACAAATAATTCCCGAAAAGAACATTAA
- a CDS encoding molybdopterin oxidoreductase family protein, translated as MNEFTKTLCPYCGVGCGLEVSPPAQHGKATNRDSEGTPTWRVRGDKSHPSSQGMVCVKGATIAESLDKNRLHYPMLRDSLDAEFRRVSWDEAFDIIIQRIQTLRLNQATDSICMYGSGQFQTEDYYIAQKLLKGCLGTNNFDANSRLCMSSAVSGYIQSFGADGPPCCYDDLELTDCAFLIGTNTAECHPIIFNRLAKYHKKNHNVKMVVVDPRRTPTAEAADLHLAIRPGTDIDLLNGIAHLLMRWNYIDTLFMDECTSNFPAYAEVIRHYSPEVVASRCGISIADLETAAKYWGKSKSVLSLWSMGVNQSSEGTAKVRTIINLHLMTGQIGKPGAGPFSLTGQPNAMGGREAGGLSHLLPGYRSVKNAEHRGEVEDFWGLEKGQISSVPGLTAWEIITNLEIGNVGLLWIAATNPAVSMPDLERTKKALLKSPFTIYQDAYYPTETSAYAHVLLPAAQWGEKTGIMTNSERMVTLCSAFREPPREAKPDWEIFAEVGKRLGFDNKFNFQNSAEVYQEFVQLTRQRPCDMSGLSHEFLATQGPTHWPYSQGSNSAVKRLYTNLRFHTNNGRAKFGAYYSQGLAEPPDENYPFILTTGRLYGHWHTQTRTGRIEKIRKLHPQPFIEIHPRDAADLGIIDNQWLEVRSRRGKTKFPAKVTKAISPGTVFVPMHWGKLWANEAEANTLTHSESCPDSLQPELKACAVQLVPVSVEITAKNYQILSSQW; from the coding sequence ATGAATGAATTTACCAAAACACTTTGTCCTTATTGCGGGGTTGGTTGCGGTTTAGAAGTTTCCCCACCAGCCCAACATGGAAAAGCCACAAATCGAGATAGTGAAGGAACTCCAACTTGGCGAGTTAGGGGTGATAAATCCCATCCTTCCAGTCAAGGAATGGTATGTGTTAAAGGTGCAACAATTGCCGAATCATTAGATAAAAATAGATTGCATTATCCAATGTTACGTGATTCTTTAGATGCAGAATTTCGGCGTGTAAGTTGGGATGAAGCTTTTGATATTATTATCCAACGTATTCAAACATTACGATTAAATCAAGCTACAGATTCTATCTGTATGTATGGTTCTGGACAATTTCAAACTGAAGATTATTATATTGCTCAAAAGTTACTCAAAGGTTGTTTAGGAACTAATAATTTCGATGCTAATTCCCGGTTGTGTATGTCTAGTGCGGTATCTGGGTATATTCAAAGTTTTGGTGCTGATGGTCCTCCTTGCTGTTACGATGATTTAGAATTAACTGATTGTGCTTTTTTAATTGGTACAAATACGGCGGAATGTCATCCCATTATTTTTAATCGGTTAGCAAAATATCATAAAAAAAATCATAATGTTAAAATGGTTGTGGTTGATCCTCGTCGCACTCCTACCGCAGAAGCAGCCGATTTACATTTAGCTATTCGTCCAGGTACAGATATTGATTTATTAAATGGTATTGCTCATTTATTAATGCGTTGGAATTATATTGATACATTATTTATGGATGAATGTACCAGCAATTTTCCAGCTTATGCAGAGGTAATTCGGCATTATTCTCCAGAAGTTGTAGCTAGTCGATGTGGTATTAGTATTGCAGATTTAGAAACGGCTGCTAAATATTGGGGAAAATCAAAATCTGTACTTTCTTTATGGTCAATGGGTGTTAATCAATCTTCTGAAGGTACGGCTAAAGTTAGAACTATTATTAATTTACATTTAATGACGGGACAAATCGGTAAACCTGGTGCGGGTCCATTTTCTTTGACTGGTCAACCTAATGCTATGGGTGGCAGAGAAGCGGGGGGTTTATCCCATTTATTACCGGGTTATCGGTCAGTAAAAAATGCCGAACATCGAGGAGAAGTTGAGGATTTCTGGGGTTTAGAAAAAGGACAAATTTCCTCTGTTCCTGGTTTGACAGCGTGGGAAATAATTACTAATTTGGAAATAGGAAATGTGGGTTTATTGTGGATTGCTGCTACTAATCCCGCTGTGAGTATGCCAGATTTAGAAAGAACGAAAAAGGCGTTATTGAAATCTCCTTTTACTATCTATCAAGATGCTTATTACCCAACAGAAACATCAGCTTATGCTCATGTTTTATTACCTGCGGCACAGTGGGGTGAAAAAACTGGGATTATGACTAATTCTGAGAGAATGGTAACTCTATGTTCAGCTTTTCGTGAACCACCCAGGGAAGCAAAACCTGATTGGGAAATTTTCGCGGAAGTGGGAAAAAGATTAGGTTTTGATAATAAGTTTAATTTCCAAAATTCCGCCGAAGTTTATCAGGAATTTGTCCAGTTAACTCGTCAGCGTCCTTGTGATATGTCGGGTTTAAGTCATGAGTTTTTAGCTACACAAGGTCCAACTCATTGGCCTTATTCACAGGGTAGTAATTCAGCAGTTAAACGTCTATATACTAATCTACGTTTTCATACAAATAACGGACGCGCTAAATTTGGTGCATATTATTCTCAAGGTTTAGCTGAACCACCTGATGAGAATTATCCTTTTATATTAACTACTGGTAGATTGTATGGACATTGGCATACACAAACACGCACAGGTAGAATAGAGAAAATTCGCAAACTACACCCGCAACCGTTTATTGAGATTCATCCCCGTGATGCTGCTGATTTGGGTATTATTGATAATCAGTGGCTAGAAGTGCGATCGCGTCGTGGTAAAACTAAGTTTCCGGCTAAAGTCACAAAGGCTATTTCCCCCGGTACTGTTTTTGTGCCTATGCATTGGGGTAAGTTATGGGCAAATGAGGCAGAAGCTAACACGCTTACTCACTCAGAATCTTGTCCTGATTCTCTGCAACCAGAATTAAAAGCTTGCGCTGTGCAGCTAGTACCCGTTTCTGTAGAAATTACTGCCAAAAATTATCAAATTTTGTCCTCACAATGGTAA
- a CDS encoding NarK family nitrate/nitrite MFS transporter: MLKGLFSLKGRYRILHQTWFAFFLTFVCWFNFAPFATTIGKELHLLPEQIKTLGICNLALTIPARIIIGMLLDKFGPRITYSLLLMFAVIPCLATALAQDFNQLVISRLLMGIVGSGFVVGIRMVAEWFPPKEMGIAQGIYGGWGNFGAFGAEFALPTIAIATSFLDGGGSNWRLTIALTGIITAIYGLFYFKSVQDTPIGKVYKKPKKNGSLEVTSIKSFWAMIVSNFGLIFALGLLAWRLEQKNIHFFTTSQMYIAWLALAGLFAYQSYQAYQVNQELLTRQKTYPANQRYQFSQVALLEFTYITSFGSELAAVSMLPAFFEKTFSLEHIVAGMIASVYPFLNLVSRPSGGLISDKFGSRKWTMTIVSAGIAIGYLMAHFINKDWPIPLAIAVTMFAAYFAQAGCGATYGIVPLIKKEATGQIAGNVGAYGNFGGVVYLTIFSLTDASTLFATMGIAAMICAFMCGFFLKEPKDSFASDNETEAEIINHQPILMTEE, from the coding sequence ATGTTAAAAGGATTATTTTCATTAAAAGGACGTTATCGAATTTTACATCAGACATGGTTTGCTTTCTTTCTCACCTTTGTCTGTTGGTTTAACTTTGCACCCTTTGCTACCACCATTGGGAAAGAATTACATTTACTACCCGAACAAATTAAAACTTTAGGAATTTGTAACCTAGCCTTAACAATTCCAGCCCGCATCATTATTGGGATGTTACTGGATAAATTCGGTCCAAGAATTACCTATTCTTTATTATTAATGTTTGCTGTAATTCCTTGTTTAGCAACAGCATTAGCCCAAGACTTTAACCAATTAGTTATTAGTCGCTTATTAATGGGAATAGTCGGTTCTGGATTTGTTGTGGGAATCCGCATGGTAGCGGAATGGTTTCCTCCCAAAGAAATGGGAATAGCGCAAGGTATTTATGGCGGTTGGGGCAATTTTGGCGCATTTGGAGCAGAATTTGCTTTACCAACAATTGCAATTGCAACTAGCTTTTTAGATGGTGGTGGTTCTAACTGGAGATTAACAATTGCATTAACAGGAATTATCACTGCAATTTACGGATTATTCTACTTTAAAAGCGTTCAAGATACACCGATTGGTAAAGTTTATAAAAAGCCCAAGAAAAATGGTTCATTAGAAGTAACTTCCATCAAAAGCTTTTGGGCGATGATTGTGTCTAACTTCGGGTTAATTTTCGCATTAGGCTTATTAGCTTGGAGATTAGAACAAAAAAATATTCACTTCTTTACCACCAGCCAAATGTATATAGCTTGGTTGGCGTTAGCAGGATTATTTGCTTACCAAAGTTACCAAGCATATCAAGTCAATCAAGAATTACTAACTAGACAAAAAACCTACCCTGCAAATCAACGTTATCAATTCAGTCAAGTAGCACTTTTAGAATTTACCTACATTACCAGCTTTGGTTCAGAACTTGCAGCCGTTTCCATGCTACCCGCGTTTTTTGAAAAAACCTTTAGTTTAGAACATATTGTCGCTGGAATGATTGCATCTGTATATCCATTTCTTAACCTAGTTTCTCGTCCTAGTGGTGGATTAATTTCCGATAAATTTGGTTCGCGTAAATGGACAATGACAATAGTTTCTGCTGGGATTGCAATTGGTTATTTAATGGCGCACTTCATTAACAAAGATTGGCCTATCCCCTTAGCAATTGCTGTGACAATGTTCGCGGCTTACTTTGCTCAAGCTGGTTGTGGTGCGACTTACGGAATAGTCCCATTAATCAAAAAAGAAGCAACAGGACAAATAGCAGGAAACGTCGGTGCTTACGGTAACTTTGGCGGCGTAGTTTATCTGACAATCTTCAGTTTAACAGACGCATCAACCCTATTTGCAACAATGGGAATAGCCGCAATGATTTGCGCCTTCATGTGTGGATTCTTCCTCAAAGAACCAAAAGATTCATTTGCATCTGATAATGAAACTGAAGCAGAAATAATTAACCATCAACCAATTTTAATGACAGAAGAATAA